From Actinoplanes oblitus, a single genomic window includes:
- a CDS encoding WG repeat-containing protein, whose protein sequence is MSEQHGGWAAPEQATSRSGGDPRQGGGARPVSPAGLTYGSARAVPPEAFPARSGRTPDAPFELRPAPQERNSPPPARPAAQPTRMTPQQPAMPPAAVYPAAPGRNPAYPGIPGNAPVSGIASAPVSGFASAPVSGVTSAPVSGVAAAPVSGLASAPVSGVASAPVSGVASAPVTGVGGSVPGVWRGDLDGSGSRQQTAPGGAGPDQPGHGADGPFLPNDSTQAMDVGGVDLSAYRARQQGGAPGERTQAIDPRRVGPVAPGDEAAPSAGPETPFMAAQGAGTAFAEPDAPVGGVPSEAPVTGTPFGAGDSPVAGTPLATNESPVAGTPFGAGDSPVAGTPFATNESAVGAPAGAGAGVPVAEPAVEEPRGLGWLLSMSGLGAETPVPETSPLAAPEAAEAEERPAGWFAPGLEDGPDETSDDGSTAGSDVDDTVGGDNVAAEMADTDAAQAADGTPAADDSVQGDSAEGEWAQRDSIQDDPVQADSVQDDPVQGDSAEGEWAQRDSVQDDSAADDSVQGDRAEDVTVEARAVETPVGMFPWDVQLETAEAGAAEVPAEPVAARHSHAWPDEDFAVDDVPVSPAGPGRHERATDEPSGRHEATDSGHPVGEHHAASDLDSDGLAPVSAIPVSAAPTSAFPVPATPISAAPTSAIPVSAAPLSATPEFEVTPVSATPVSAPPEFEAPPVTAAPESEVAPISAAPEFEAPPVPATPEFQAPPVPAAPEFQAPPGSGGSGFEVAPPVNGFVVAAPRVPEWPPTNPAAVGAARDDFVAEVEAAEPVREIGAEVETAEPVREIAVEPTDAGPGYEIAAEVPVAAAIEEAAGPAIVDTPTAHGADSTSAPAGLAAEVPVEAEERVEDIAAPVQGPLVPANPVAEDRLEEVVVQETSVTEDHLPEDALDPETPVAEDRVDNAVAEDALDQEPSVAEDHVEEIVAEDALGQEIPVAEEHVEEVVAEDALDQEIPGAEDHVEDVVAGEALDPEDSAAETLDPEDSAAEDRVEVADEAAGWAAPAEPETTVAEAAEIAVATPAEPDATPVRADDPATASAIPEPRAEGADDRGGAADPRIGNPADDREPAADPRTGNPADDRERAADPRTEESGSGLAPIRQRRDQRAPADRRRADPEQILAAYPWMFDPATLREQVGDPDRLWELADRLTDRLEFAERDNVRAGLLSLRAVVSRVLGELDDALADGREALRHAEAAGVAHLVSITQARLAHVLQWRGEFAEADRLYARADSPELPARARAEIRELAGRSAFEQGRFLEAVNHFERALDLCQGGDPELVERVELALDVMARRSGDGWGPYPRSREQVLGLPPTPTPLRDDGTSLWGYAAAVEPRYAEAQPFAEGVAWVRRPDSAAWELIDPAGQVLIGADSGYLAAGRFAEGLAWVSRDAEGGWFAVDRGNRLVVSGGFEDVRPFRRGLALVKRGGWGAVDRHGRIAVQPKYHGFATVLSAGGPIDGFSDEGLAVVDAGTGSGVVDRTGQPVVPPVHKAVVIHPSAFLIADEAGRWGALDRQGQPLVETRYVERADAIEEVVRLRPDNRPVL, encoded by the coding sequence GTGTCTGAGCAGCACGGTGGCTGGGCGGCGCCGGAGCAGGCGACGTCTCGGTCTGGGGGTGATCCGCGGCAGGGTGGTGGGGCGCGGCCGGTGTCGCCGGCCGGGCTCACCTATGGCAGCGCTCGCGCGGTTCCGCCGGAGGCGTTCCCGGCTCGGTCCGGGCGGACTCCGGACGCGCCGTTCGAGTTGCGCCCGGCTCCGCAGGAGCGGAACAGCCCACCTCCGGCACGGCCGGCGGCGCAGCCGACCCGGATGACTCCGCAGCAGCCGGCCATGCCGCCGGCAGCGGTCTACCCAGCGGCGCCCGGCCGGAATCCGGCGTACCCCGGCATTCCCGGCAACGCGCCTGTTTCCGGCATCGCGTCCGCTCCGGTCTCCGGGTTCGCCTCCGCTCCGGTCTCGGGTGTCACGTCCGCCCCGGTCTCCGGTGTGGCGGCCGCCCCCGTTTCCGGTCTCGCGTCCGCCCCCGTTTCCGGGGTTGCCTCCGCGCCGGTTTCGGGTGTCGCGTCCGCCCCGGTTACCGGCGTCGGGGGTTCGGTTCCGGGCGTGTGGCGCGGCGACCTCGACGGATCCGGCTCGCGTCAGCAGACCGCGCCGGGCGGCGCCGGACCCGACCAGCCGGGTCATGGTGCGGACGGGCCGTTCCTGCCGAATGACAGTACGCAGGCGATGGACGTCGGCGGTGTCGACCTGAGCGCATACCGCGCGCGGCAGCAGGGCGGCGCGCCGGGAGAGCGCACCCAGGCCATCGACCCTCGGCGGGTCGGGCCGGTGGCACCCGGCGACGAGGCCGCGCCATCCGCCGGTCCGGAGACGCCGTTCATGGCCGCGCAGGGTGCGGGAACCGCATTCGCGGAGCCGGATGCGCCGGTTGGCGGGGTGCCTTCCGAGGCACCCGTCACCGGGACCCCGTTCGGGGCGGGCGATTCGCCGGTCGCTGGGACGCCGCTCGCGACGAACGAGTCGCCGGTCGCTGGGACGCCGTTCGGGGCGGGCGATTCGCCGGTCGCTGGGACGCCGTTCGCGACGAACGAGTCGGCGGTCGGTGCGCCGGCCGGGGCGGGCGCCGGTGTGCCCGTAGCGGAGCCGGCTGTTGAGGAGCCTCGGGGGCTGGGCTGGCTGCTGTCGATGAGCGGGCTCGGGGCGGAGACGCCGGTGCCCGAGACTTCGCCGCTGGCTGCTCCGGAGGCGGCGGAGGCCGAGGAACGACCGGCCGGCTGGTTCGCTCCCGGGCTGGAGGACGGACCGGACGAGACTTCGGACGACGGTTCGACGGCCGGGTCGGATGTGGACGACACGGTGGGCGGCGACAACGTGGCCGCCGAGATGGCGGACACGGATGCTGCCCAGGCAGCCGACGGGACGCCGGCCGCGGACGACTCGGTGCAGGGCGACTCGGCTGAGGGCGAGTGGGCCCAGCGTGACTCGATTCAGGACGACCCGGTTCAGGCCGACTCGGTTCAGGACGACCCGGTTCAGGGCGACTCGGCCGAGGGCGAGTGGGCCCAGCGTGACTCGGTTCAGGACGACTCGGCCGCGGACGACTCGGTTCAGGGCGACCGGGCCGAGGATGTGACCGTCGAAGCGCGTGCGGTGGAGACGCCGGTCGGCATGTTCCCGTGGGACGTCCAACTGGAGACTGCCGAGGCTGGTGCGGCCGAGGTGCCGGCGGAGCCGGTGGCCGCTCGGCACAGCCACGCCTGGCCGGACGAAGATTTCGCGGTCGATGACGTTCCGGTGTCGCCGGCCGGACCAGGGCGGCACGAGCGGGCGACGGACGAACCTTCGGGCAGGCACGAGGCGACCGATTCTGGTCATCCGGTTGGCGAGCATCACGCGGCTTCGGACCTGGACAGCGACGGGCTGGCGCCGGTTTCGGCCATCCCGGTTTCGGCCGCGCCGACTTCGGCGTTCCCGGTTCCGGCCACTCCGATCTCGGCCGCCCCGACCTCGGCGATTCCGGTCTCCGCCGCCCCGCTGTCGGCCACCCCGGAATTCGAGGTCACACCGGTCTCGGCTACCCCGGTTTCGGCTCCCCCGGAGTTCGAGGCCCCGCCTGTTACGGCCGCCCCCGAATCCGAGGTCGCGCCGATCTCGGCCGCTCCGGAGTTCGAGGCCCCGCCGGTTCCGGCCACTCCCGAATTCCAGGCCCCGCCAGTTCCGGCCGCCCCGGAATTCCAGGCCCCGCCGGGCTCGGGTGGTTCGGGCTTCGAGGTCGCGCCGCCGGTGAACGGGTTCGTGGTGGCGGCGCCGCGCGTTCCTGAGTGGCCGCCGACCAACCCGGCAGCGGTGGGCGCTGCTCGGGACGATTTCGTCGCCGAGGTCGAGGCTGCCGAACCGGTCCGCGAGATCGGCGCCGAGGTCGAGACTGCCGAACCGGTCCGCGAGATCGCCGTCGAGCCGACGGATGCCGGACCCGGCTACGAGATCGCCGCTGAGGTTCCGGTTGCCGCAGCGATCGAGGAGGCCGCCGGGCCGGCCATCGTGGACACACCGACGGCGCACGGAGCGGACAGCACGTCAGCGCCGGCCGGGCTTGCCGCTGAGGTCCCGGTCGAGGCCGAAGAGCGGGTGGAAGACATCGCGGCGCCCGTCCAGGGGCCGCTCGTCCCGGCGAACCCGGTCGCGGAAGACCGCCTCGAAGAGGTCGTGGTCCAGGAGACATCGGTCACCGAAGACCATCTGCCCGAGGACGCACTCGACCCAGAGACGCCGGTGGCCGAAGACCGCGTCGACAACGCCGTGGCCGAGGACGCGCTCGACCAGGAGCCCTCGGTCGCGGAAGACCACGTGGAAGAGATCGTGGCCGAGGACGCGCTCGGCCAAGAGATCCCGGTCGCGGAAGAGCACGTCGAAGAGGTCGTGGCCGAGGACGCGCTGGACCAAGAGATCCCGGGCGCGGAAGACCACGTCGAGGACGTCGTGGCCGGGGAGGCGCTCGACCCAGAGGACTCCGCCGCGGAGACGCTCGACCCAGAGGACTCGGCCGCGGAGGACCGCGTCGAGGTAGCCGACGAGGCCGCCGGCTGGGCGGCGCCCGCCGAGCCGGAGACAACCGTCGCGGAGGCCGCTGAGATCGCGGTGGCGACCCCGGCCGAGCCGGACGCCACCCCGGTGCGGGCCGACGACCCCGCGACGGCTTCAGCGATCCCTGAGCCGCGCGCCGAGGGCGCCGACGACCGCGGCGGTGCGGCGGACCCGCGTATCGGAAATCCGGCCGACGACCGGGAGCCGGCGGCGGACCCGCGTACCGGAAATCCGGCGGACGACCGGGAGCGGGCGGCGGACCCCCGTACCGAAGAATCCGGAAGCGGCCTCGCGCCGATCCGGCAGCGACGGGATCAGCGGGCCCCGGCCGACCGCCGGCGGGCCGATCCGGAGCAGATCCTGGCCGCCTACCCGTGGATGTTCGATCCGGCGACGCTGCGTGAGCAGGTCGGCGACCCGGATCGGCTGTGGGAGCTGGCGGACCGGCTGACCGACCGGCTGGAGTTCGCCGAGCGGGACAACGTGCGGGCCGGGCTGCTCAGCCTGCGGGCCGTCGTGTCGCGGGTGCTGGGTGAACTGGACGACGCACTCGCCGACGGGCGGGAGGCGCTGCGGCACGCGGAGGCGGCAGGTGTGGCGCACCTCGTCTCGATCACGCAGGCCCGGCTGGCGCACGTGCTGCAGTGGCGTGGCGAGTTCGCCGAGGCGGACCGGCTCTACGCGCGGGCCGACTCGCCGGAGCTGCCGGCCCGGGCGCGGGCGGAGATCCGGGAGCTGGCCGGGCGCTCGGCGTTCGAGCAGGGCCGGTTCCTGGAGGCGGTGAACCACTTCGAGCGGGCCCTGGACCTGTGTCAGGGCGGTGACCCGGAGCTGGTGGAGCGGGTCGAGCTGGCCCTCGACGTGATGGCGCGGCGGTCCGGGGACGGCTGGGGTCCCTATCCGCGCAGCCGGGAGCAGGTGCTCGGGCTTCCGCCGACGCCGACCCCGCTGCGCGACGACGGCACCTCGCTGTGGGGGTACGCGGCGGCGGTCGAGCCCCGGTACGCCGAGGCGCAGCCATTCGCCGAGGGTGTCGCCTGGGTGCGGCGCCCGGACTCGGCGGCCTGGGAGCTGATCGACCCGGCCGGGCAGGTGCTGATCGGCGCCGACTCGGGTTACCTGGCGGCCGGCCGGTTCGCCGAGGGGCTGGCCTGGGTGAGCAGGGACGCCGAGGGTGGCTGGTTCGCCGTCGACCGGGGCAACCGGCTGGTGGTGTCCGGCGGCTTCGAGGACGTCCGGCCGTTCCGGCGTGGCCTGGCGCTGGTCAAGCGGGGCGGCTGGGGTGCCGTCGACAGGCACGGGCGGATCGCGGTGCAGCCGAAGTACCACGGGTTCGCCACGGTGCTCAGCGCCGGCGGGCCGATCGACGGGTTCAGCGACGAGGGTCTGGCGGTGGTCGACGCGGGCACCGGCTCCGGGGTGGTGGACCGCACCGGGCAGCCGGTGGTCCCGCCGGTGCACAAGGCGGTGGTGATCCACCCGTCGGCGTTCCTGATCGCCGACGAGGCGGGCCGCTGGGGTGCGCTGGACCGGCAGGGCCAGCCGCTGGTGGAGACCCGGTACGTGGAGCGGGCCGACGCGATCGAGGAGGTCGTCCGGCTGCGCCCGGACAACAGGCCGGTTCTCTA
- a CDS encoding ABC transporter permease codes for MGELRAYAALAAAQARSVFSYRTSFLFELLSNVGATVFDVLTVLVLFRATDEIGGFVLPEALLMTGIMSAGFSLADLLVGNVDQLKTYVRAGTLDAVLVRPLAALPQLLLMDLPLRKLLRVVFGCGVLTVAVGMNEIHWTPARVALLALAPLACAVFMGAIFVISATLAFWWVDSGQLGSAFTYGGRDFASYPITVYGPIFRALFAYVVGLAFIAYQPALALLGHPDPLGLPAWAGFASPLVALAAAGAATVVWRAGIRHYRSTGS; via the coding sequence GTGGGTGAGCTGCGCGCCTACGCCGCACTGGCCGCCGCGCAGGCCCGGTCGGTGTTCTCCTACCGCACGTCGTTCCTGTTCGAGCTGCTCAGCAACGTCGGCGCCACGGTGTTCGACGTGCTCACCGTGCTGGTGCTGTTCCGCGCCACCGACGAGATCGGCGGCTTCGTCCTGCCCGAGGCGCTGCTGATGACGGGCATCATGTCCGCCGGGTTCTCGCTCGCCGACCTCCTGGTCGGCAACGTCGATCAGCTCAAGACCTACGTGCGGGCCGGGACGCTGGACGCGGTGCTGGTCCGGCCGCTCGCCGCGCTGCCCCAGCTGCTGCTGATGGACCTGCCGCTCCGCAAGCTGCTGCGGGTGGTGTTCGGGTGTGGCGTGCTGACCGTCGCGGTCGGGATGAACGAGATCCACTGGACGCCGGCCCGGGTGGCGCTGCTCGCCCTGGCGCCGCTGGCGTGTGCGGTGTTCATGGGCGCGATCTTCGTGATCAGCGCGACCCTGGCGTTCTGGTGGGTGGACTCGGGGCAGCTCGGCAGCGCCTTCACCTACGGCGGGCGGGACTTCGCCTCGTACCCGATAACGGTCTACGGTCCGATCTTCCGCGCCCTCTTCGCGTACGTCGTGGGTCTCGCCTTCATCGCCTACCAGCCGGCCCTGGCCCTCCTCGGCCACCCGGACCCGCTGGGTCTGCCGGCCTGGGCCGGCTTCGCCTCTCCGCTGGTCGCGCTCGCCGCGGCCGGCGCCGCCACCGTCGTCTGGCGGGCCGGCATCCGGCACTACAGGAGCACCGGATCATGA
- a CDS encoding ABC transporter permease: MVFGYMRCYVLLAVAASAPGGQPAGYRPDQLVTYVWFGQGLLSVVMLWGWAELAERIRTGDVAADLLRPVAPVTAYLATDLGRAGHGLLTRFIPPVVVGALCFPMRLPERWQTVPLFLVSVLLAVIVSFGCRYLVNATAYWLQDARGPIMLWVLGAGVLGGLYFPLRLLPHWLAVTLWVGTPLPSILQTPLDVAAERDGPAMQAGLIVLQAGWATALLALAALVQRRAERRLVVQGG; the protein is encoded by the coding sequence GTGGTGTTCGGCTACATGCGCTGTTACGTGCTGCTGGCGGTGGCCGCGAGCGCTCCCGGCGGGCAGCCGGCCGGTTACCGGCCGGATCAGCTCGTCACCTACGTCTGGTTCGGCCAGGGACTACTCAGCGTGGTGATGTTGTGGGGCTGGGCGGAGCTCGCCGAGCGGATCCGCACCGGTGACGTCGCGGCCGATCTGTTACGTCCGGTCGCCCCGGTGACCGCTTACCTCGCCACCGACCTGGGCCGGGCCGGCCACGGCCTGCTCACCAGGTTCATCCCGCCGGTGGTGGTCGGGGCCCTGTGCTTCCCGATGCGGCTGCCGGAGCGCTGGCAGACGGTGCCGCTGTTCCTCGTCTCGGTGCTGCTCGCGGTGATCGTCAGTTTCGGCTGCCGCTACCTGGTCAACGCCACCGCGTACTGGCTGCAGGACGCGCGCGGGCCGATCATGCTGTGGGTGCTCGGGGCCGGGGTGCTGGGCGGCCTCTACTTCCCGCTGCGCCTGCTGCCGCACTGGCTGGCGGTGACGCTGTGGGTGGGTACCCCGCTGCCCAGCATCCTGCAGACACCGCTGGACGTGGCCGCCGAGCGGGACGGCCCGGCGATGCAGGCCGGCCTGATCGTCCTGCAGGCCGGCTGGGCGACCGCGCTGCTGGCGCTGGCCGCGCTGGTGCAGAGGCGGGCCGAGCGGCGCCTGGTGGTGCAGGGTGGGTGA
- a CDS encoding ABC transporter ATP-binding protein: protein MIRTKDLRKDFDVRVKRGRFRREKRTVPAVAGVTLTIEPGEMVGYIGPNGAGKSTTLKMLTGVLSPSGGEVEVCGLRPVPQRTKLALGIGVVFGQRSQLWWDLPLHESFTLLRHIYRVPAAEHLAWLRRCRELLDLDDFLDTPVRQLSLGQRMRGELTAALLHGPRVLFLDEPTIGLDVVSKQAVRSFLAELGASGDVTLVLTTHDLADIERLCERLVVIDHGRVVHDGTIEALHARYGSRRSLVADLSSPLPEGFVLPGTTLVGVEADRHRVTFALDGVTAGAAVAGLVAAVPIRDLSVVEPDIEDVVARLYKA, encoded by the coding sequence ATGATCAGAACCAAGGACCTCCGAAAAGATTTCGACGTACGCGTGAAGCGCGGCCGGTTCCGCCGCGAGAAACGCACCGTGCCGGCGGTCGCTGGGGTGACCCTCACCATCGAGCCGGGCGAGATGGTCGGCTACATCGGCCCGAACGGCGCCGGTAAGTCCACCACTCTGAAGATGCTGACCGGCGTGCTCTCCCCGTCCGGCGGCGAGGTGGAGGTGTGCGGCCTGCGCCCGGTCCCGCAGCGCACCAAGCTGGCGCTCGGCATCGGGGTGGTCTTCGGCCAGCGCTCCCAGCTCTGGTGGGACCTGCCGCTGCACGAGTCGTTCACCCTGCTCCGGCACATCTACCGGGTGCCCGCCGCGGAGCACCTGGCCTGGCTGCGCCGCTGCCGTGAGCTGCTCGACCTGGACGACTTCCTGGACACCCCGGTCCGGCAGCTGTCGCTGGGTCAGCGGATGCGCGGCGAGCTGACCGCGGCGCTGCTGCACGGGCCGCGGGTGCTGTTCCTGGACGAGCCGACGATCGGCCTGGACGTGGTCAGCAAGCAGGCGGTCCGCTCGTTCCTGGCCGAGCTGGGCGCGTCCGGCGACGTCACGCTGGTGCTGACCACACACGACCTGGCCGACATCGAGCGGCTCTGCGAACGGCTGGTGGTGATCGACCACGGCCGGGTGGTGCACGACGGCACGATCGAGGCGCTGCACGCCCGGTACGGCTCCCGGCGCAGTCTGGTCGCCGACCTCTCCTCGCCGCTGCCGGAGGGCTTCGTCCTGCCCGGGACCACACTGGTCGGCGTCGAGGCGGACCGGCACCGGGTGACCTTCGCGCTGGACGGCGTAACCGCCGGCGCCGCGGTGGCCGGCCTGGTGGCCGCCGTCCCGATCCGCGACCTCTCGGTGGTGGAGCCCGACATCGAAGACGTGGTGGCCCGCCTCTACAAAGCCTGA